One Diospyros lotus cultivar Yz01 chromosome 1, ASM1463336v1, whole genome shotgun sequence genomic window carries:
- the LOC127789765 gene encoding uncharacterized protein LOC127789765, producing the protein MRKKLDTRFPAARIKKIMQADEDVGKIAMAVPLLVSKALELFLQDLCDRTYEITLRRGAKTVNSLHLKQCVQSFNVFDFLREIVSKVPDLGGSDAAGEDRSAAKRRKISDDEEHDSDDEMKRGRSHETGHTNSSGRGRGRGRGRGRGRSSRTVERESTVQCEKIEDGPDFSNHNEKEKQDVEWLDNDATPNGSKEGLAVSKNVEATVQNFDLNVDLDENGNSTTMPTTTSAKSTMPPLEIKHEEYPGWSLVDMEKMVIDPVQLANLNRRIDEEEEDYDEEG; encoded by the exons ATGAGGAAAAAGCTCGACACTCGCTTCCCCGCG GCTCGAATTAAGAAGATAATGCAAGCTGATGAAGATGTGGGGAAGATTGCTATGGCTGTACCTCTTTTAGTTT CAAAAGCATTGGagttatttcttcaagatctgtGTGATCGAACTTATGAGATAACCCTCCGGAGGGGAGCAAAGACTGTGAACTCTTTGCATTT GAAACAGTGTGTACAAAGCTTTAATGTGTTTGATTTTCTGAGGGAGATTGTTAGCAAGGTGCCTGATTTAGGTGGTTCTGATGCTGCTGGTGAGGATAGATCTGCGGCCAAAAGAAG GAAAATTTCTGATGATGAGGAGCATGACAGTGATGATGAGATGAAGCGGGGAAGGAGT CATGAGACTGGCCACACCAATAGCAGTGGCAGAGGAAGGGGTAGGGGCAGAGGTAGAGGTCGTGGTAGAAGTAGTCGAACTGTAGAGAGAGAGTCTACTGTTCAATGTGAGAAAATTGAAGATGGTCCAGACTTTTCAAATCACAATGAGAAGGAAAAACAAGATGTTGAATGGCTGGATAATGATGCCACTCCTAATGGGTCAAAGGAGGGCCTTGCAGTTTCTAAGAATGTAGAAGCAACAGTGCAAAATTTTGACCTCAATGTGGACTTGGATGAGAATGGGAACTCAACGACCATGCCAACAACAACCTCTGCTAAATCAACAATGCCCCCTCTTGAAATAAAGCATGAGGAATATCCTGGCTGGTCCCTTGTGGACATGGAAAAAATGGTCATTGATCCTGTTCAACTTGCAAACTTAAATAGAAGGATAGATGAAGAGGAGGAAGATTATGATGAAGAAGGGTAA